A single genomic interval of Odontesthes bonariensis isolate fOdoBon6 chromosome 3, fOdoBon6.hap1, whole genome shotgun sequence harbors:
- the tgfa gene encoding LOW QUALITY PROTEIN: protransforming growth factor alpha (The sequence of the model RefSeq protein was modified relative to this genomic sequence to represent the inferred CDS: inserted 1 base in 1 codon) — protein MTRIFWDIIFLLSGSLFTFGAGPSSSARIEANVSIDANSIAAPNASSSSSGTTSGRGATTTNIPEVESVSFGAEQINTTIFDAAIYTNATSAAAPNTSASSSPAPSSRSSTTKKPIANTDKRPVKKFVAAAVRSHFDDCPDSHQHFCFHGTCRFLILEETPACVCHPGFVGMRCEHADLLAVVATNHRQQTVATVLVLCVIGCVLXHGVVFTLTLLVEAGLSEAEPCASLHRRKAWSILLSIRERYSFPFP, from the exons ATGACTCGGATTTTCTGGGATATTATTTTCCTCTTAAGTG GTTCTCTCTTTACTTTTGGAGCAGGACCGAGCAGTTCAGCAAGAATTGAAGCCAACGTTTCTATCGACGCAAACTCCATAGCTGCTCCAAACGCCTCCAGCAGTAGCTCTGGGACAACCAGTGGGAGAGGTGCAACTACAACTAATATCCCTGAAGTTGAAA GTGTTTCATTTGGAGCGGAGCAGATAAATACAACAATTTTTGATGCTGCCATTTACACCAATGCCACTTCCGCTGCTGCTCCTAACACCTCGGCAAGCAGCTCCCCGGCTCCCAGCAGCAGAAGCTCCACTACTAAAAAACCTATTGCGAATACCGACAAACGTCCAGTTAAAA AGTTTGTGGCAGCCGCTGTTCGGTCTCATTTCGATGACTGTCCAGACTCTCACCAGCATTTCTGCTTTCATGGCACGTGTCGCTTTCTGATACTGGAGGAGACGCCTGCATGCGT GTGCCATCCCGGCTTTGTCGGGATGAGGTGTGAGCATGCAGACCTGCTCGCTGTGGTAGCAACCAACCACAGACAGCAGACTGTTGCCACTGTGCTGGTGCTGTGTGTGATTGGGTGTGTCC ATCATGGTGTTGTGTTCACTCTTACA ttgCTGGTGGAGGCAGGACTGTCGGAGGCGGAGCCGTGCGCATCACTACATCGAAGAAAAGCATGGAGCATCTTACTATCCATCAGAGAGCGGTACTCATTTCCATTTCCTTAA